The following proteins come from a genomic window of Bactrocera dorsalis isolate Fly_Bdor chromosome 6, ASM2337382v1, whole genome shotgun sequence:
- the LOC125779655 gene encoding uncharacterized protein LOC125779655 yields the protein MHRCKAADALLSQMVMENDYEIIIISGQYRKKERCTWLEDSSSTAAIWLPPKSNANRNGNGFAWAKCDIFTVISCYLTPSDSIQEFQEKLDNIEDTARNIEGQLIIAGDLNSRAAEWGMPNTDSRGKRILAQLGLIVLNTGNATTFRRPGCEETTPDITLSTERMAGSISNWKVPEDYTGSDHHYISFMIDTGRNVHQFRKNRGTRKWSISKLIAAIDEQSPSSDPSLIARKTVENTMLNITKACQKSIPKATHSKRKAAVYWWTENIAELRCTCLRRRRSYTRSRRRGAAPQEAEQYKAAKKELKHAIDDSEKKKMGGTTGGYKQKLLGARV from the coding sequence ATGCATAGATGCAAGGCCGCTGACGCACTACTCTCGCAAATGGTGATGGAGAACGACTACGAGATAATCATCATAAGCGGCCAATACAGAAAGAAAGAGAGATGTACATGGCTAGAAGATAGCAGCTCAACCGCCGCTATATGGTTACCACCAAAGAGTAACGCCAATAGGAACGGCAACGGTTTCGCCTGGGCCAAGTGCGACATCTTTACAGTAATTAGCTGCTACTTGACGCCAAGCGATAGTATACAGGAATTCCAAGAAAAGCTCGACAATATAGAGGACACAGCAAGGAATATAGAAGGTCAATTGATTATCGCCGGAGATCTAAACTCCAGAGCCGCAGAGTGGGGTATGCCAAACACGGACTCGAGAGGAAAGCGAATTTTAGCGCAGCTAGGTCTAATAGTGCTCAACACGGGAAATGCAACCACGTTCAGAAGACCGGGTTGCGAGGAAACCACACCAGACATCACCTTATCAACAGAACGCATGGCAGGCTCAATAAGTAATTGGAAAGTCCCGGAGGACTACACTGGCAGCGATCATCACTACATCTCTTTCATGATCGACACTGGAAGAAACGTTCACCAGTTCAGGAAAAATAGAGGAACACGAAAGTGGAGTATCTCGAAATTAATCGCCGCAATAGACGAGCAGAGCCCATCTAGCGACCCCTCCCTTATAGCAAGAAAAACAGTCGAGAACACAATGCTTAATATAACCAAAGCCTGCCAAAAATCAATACCCAAGGCTACCCACAGCAAACGTAAAGCAGCAGTTTACTGGTGGACTGAAAACATCGCCGAACTCAGATGCACATGTCTCCGCCGTCGCAGATCCTACACGAGATCCAGGCGCAGAGGAGCCGCACCCCAAGAGGCCGAGCAatacaaagcagcaaaaaaggAGCTGAAGCACGCCATCGACGacagtgaaaagaaaaaaatgggaGGAACTACGGGAGGATATAAACAGAAACTCCTGGGGGCTAGGGTATAA